From the Periophthalmus magnuspinnatus isolate fPerMag1 chromosome 1, fPerMag1.2.pri, whole genome shotgun sequence genome, one window contains:
- the LOC129456706 gene encoding rab11 family-interacting protein 4A-like, producing the protein MDSGSRRRSKSLSTLLTTLKRVFDILEPDPNGFVHTQHVVRLASRFGSHEQAKKLVECLDPSSRGKIRFLHFCFGVLAIKGYRGLPQKTHDAASNSCPRLSSPKFCQVGKVAAGGYMHLRV; encoded by the exons ATGGACAGTGGCTCCAGACGCAGGTCCAAAAGTCTGTCCACACTCCTGACCACTCTGAAACGAGTCTTTGACATCCTGGAGCCGGATCCGAACGGCTTTGTCCACACTCAGCACGTGGTCAGGTTAGCATCACGGTTTGGATCACACGAGCAG GCAAAGAAGTTAGTTGAATGTTTGGACCCCAGCTCCCGAGGAAAGATCAGATTTCTTCACTTCTGTTTTGGTGTTCTGGCCATTAAAG GCTACCGCGGGTTACCCCAGAAGACACATGACGCTGCATCCAACAGCTGCCCACGTCTTTCCTCACCCAAGTTTTGTCAG GTAGGTAAAGTCGCAGCTGGAGGTTACATGCATCTGAGAGTATAA